CTCCACCCAGCCGGGCCGGGGAGGCGCAGTCAGTGGCCTCGTCCCGGCAGTAGCGGGACATCTCGCAGAACGAGAGGCAGTCGGGGGTGAAGCTGGCGTCCAGCTCCCGCATCGTGGCGTCGATCTCGGCCTTCGGTCGTTCGGTGTCGAGCGTCGCGTCGGGAGAGAGGGCGTGGGCCAGGTCTGCGGCCCGGCGCAGACGCGATAACTGGAACCGCAGGGCGTCGAGTTCCTGGCGGAGGTCGATCAGCTTTCCGTAGGGCCGGTTGGAGAAGTCCTTAGGGCAGATGAGAAGGAACCTGTGGGCGATCGCCTTGGGATCGAGGCCGAGTTCGGTGAAGGTCTGCCGCAGGGCGAGGACGCTGACCGCGGCCTGTTTCGTGGTCTGGGCAACCGCCGAGGGGTTCGCCTGGCCGTCGATGGCCGGGAAGGAGCGGATCTCCACCACGTAGAACTGTCCGCCGGTGCGGTGGCTGAGGGCTTGCGGTATCACGTGGGCGGTCTGACCGGCGACCTCCAGGGACAGGACGGGGCGGTCCAGGATCAGCCGCTCGTCGGCGCCGGCCGCCAGGCGGTTCAGAAGCCGCCGACTCTCGCCCGCCCGCACCGCGAGCGAAGCGTCGCCGCCCACCTCGGTCAGATCGGCTACCGCGGCTTCCTCGACGCGGACGTCGAGTTGCTCCCGGAGCAGGCGGATGAGCTCCGCGTAGCCGCCCCATTTGACCAGGGCCTCGAAGCTCTGCTCGCGCCGGATCGCGAAGGGGGACTGGCCGAAACGCGGCTCATGGCCCAGGCGTTGGGCGAGCAACGCCTTGTCCACGCCTGCTGCGTCGAGTACGGCGCGGCGGGAGCAGGCCGGGTTGGCCGTGAGGGCGGTGATCTTGCGTGCCGTGTACTCCTGCGGGGGTCGCGGTCCGCGCAGGACGGCGAGCCTTCCCGGAGAGGGGGCAGAGGGGTGCTGCGGAGGCATCTTCTCTTCTTACGCGGAATTCTGTGGCGGCACCGGAGGAATCCGGTAGTCGGTCAGGTGGTGAAGCCGACTGAACCACGCAGGGCATCGTGCAGGGGCGGGGCCCCGAAGAGCTGCTGTACTTCTGTGAGTTGGCCGCGTGCGCGGTCGGCGGTCGTGCGACGCAGGGAGTAGTCCGCCGCCTGGTGCACTGCGGCCTCCGTGCGTGCTGCGGAGATCACGCGTTCGGGGTCGATTTCCTCGTCGTCGTACGCACCGGGGATGTTGAGCGCGAAACGGCGCAGCAGTTGGCGGGCCGCGCCGGAGGGTGCGTGTCCGGCGACGTCGAGTCGCAGGATCTGCTCGGCGGTGCCGATGGCGTGGACAAGGAAGTCGGCACGCGGGCTCAGCGGGCCGACGATGCGCTGCTCCAGGGGCCAGACGGATACGGCGAGGAGACCGCGGGCGGGTGTGAGCCGGTCGTGGGTGAGGGCGGCACAGATGTAGTAGGGGCGGGCGTAGCCCTGCGCGGTGAAGGACCTTTCCTCGTCTCGGCGGAGGGAGGCAAGTTTCGTCGCGACCAGCGGCTCGGTGAAGAAGGCCTGGTATACGGATGAGATCAGCTTGGGCGACGCGGGAGCGCCGAGCAGGGTGAGCGCCTGGTGCACCTGCTCGCGGACCGGGACGGCGCCGTGGGTGGACTGCTTCCCATGGGCCTGGAGCCGGAACGAGGATGCGGTCCCGGCGGTGGTGGCAGGTGCCGGGGTTCCGGCGGGTGAGGAAGGGGCCGCGGCAGGTGGCGAGGCCCCCTCTGCCTCCTCGGCGTCGAGGGCTCGCTCCCACGCGGCCTCCGCCTCGCGCAGTTCGGTGCGGATGCGGGTGGTGGCCGCGTTGTCGCGGGCGCGTCGAGCCTCGCGCAGGAGGGCGCGCAGGCGCGACAGGCGTTCCTCGAGCTCCTCCAGCGATGCGGTCATGGGTGCACTGTACCGTCGATCCCTTTGATTTCCAAGGTTATCCAAAGAGTTCCAAAGTTGTGCGCTACGCTCGGCGGCACGGCCTCGGGGTTCACGACGGCCGGCCTGACTCCGTGCTTCGGCCGGGAGGGGGAACGACATGACGTACGACGTGCCGTGGCGTGTGCCGCAGTGGATGACGGGGGACGAGGGGCCGGTCCGGATTGGGCCGGGCACAGGAGGGGGAGCGGACGAGCTGCACGTCTGCCCGGCCCGCGACGCGGCGAAGGCCCGGCCAGGACTTCGGGCGCGGGTGCCGTCTCAGCTTCCCCGGGAAGAGCACGAGACCTTCACGCTCGGCCCCGTGTGCGCAGCGCTGGACCAGATTGAGTTCGGCGGCGCCACGGTGGGCGAGGCGCTCGGAGCCCTGTCCGGCCACCAGCCTGCTCTGCACGAGGGGCACCGGACCTACGTGGAGCACGCGGTGCGGCAGTACACGAGCCAGGGGCCGGACGCCTTCGTGCCCGTCCAGCCGTACTGGGCGGTGCGCAAGGACAATGGCCGGCGCTGGGAGCTCTACGCATGGTGGCGCCGCTACCAGTCGGCCGACGGCAAGGTGCGTGAGTACCGGCGACTCAGACACGGGGACGCCCGTGCGTCGAGCCGGGGTGAGATCGCGGTCGCCGCGTACACCGCGGCGTTCGGAGCCGACGCGGCGTGGCCGCGCCGCTGGAACCAGGAGTTCGTGATCCACGGCTCTCCCGGGCCCGTCGCGAGGGTCAGGATAATCGAGATCGGCCTGGGCGACGGATCGCGGACCGTTCAGTTCGACGGAACTGCGGAGGAGGCCAAGGCGTACTACGAGGCCCACGGCGGCCCCCACGTGAGGAATGTGGTCAGGGGCGGTCCGGAGCGCCCCGGGGCGGCCTGCTTCGACTGCAAGCAGTTCACCGGGTGTGAGGCGGTGTCCCGGTCTCCGGGGGTACTGGCACTGCCCTCCCGCCGGTTACCGCTGCGGAAGGTGTCCATCAGCGACCTCAGGTACCACGCCGCCTGCCCGGCGCAGTCCCTGCTGCGCTCTCTGCACCTGCCGAAAACCGGCGAGTACAGCGACGCGGCCAAGCTCGGCCAGGCCGTGCACGGTTGGGTCGAGACGCTCCACCGCCGCACCGGCCCCACTCCCTGCACGCGCGGCGACATGCCCCCGCCGGGGGAGAACTGGACCGCCGGCCGGTGGAGGGTCCCGGACGAGGAGGCGGAGACGGGCCGCGCCATGCTCCTGCAGCATGTGGACTCGTGCCCCTTCCAGCTTCCCGAGGCCATCGAGCGGGTCGAATGCGAACCGACCCGGGTGTTTCACGACACGGCGGCCCAGGCGCTGGTCGTGGCCAAACCCGACCTGCTCTACAGGGAGGACGGTTCCTGGGTATGGCGGGAACTCAAGACCACCCGCACTCCTGCTCGCATCGGCAAGGATCCGCTGGACGCTTATCCGCAGCTCGCCCTGGCCGTCGTCCTGCTTGCCCAGGGGGAGCTGGGCGGTGACCCCTCCGGATCGAGGGTGGAACTGGAGGTCCTCCGTCCCGATGGATCCGACCCCCACGTCATCGACCCGATGGACGCGGAGCGCCTGGCCAAGGCGCGAGCGGTGCTCCGACGGTACGCCGGCCCCTGGCGCGAGGACCGTGCGTGGGAGGCACGGCCGGGCGGGCACTGCCACCAGTGCCCGGTCTCGCGGTGGTGCCCGAGCGCCCAAGCCCCTGCCGACGCGGAGGAGAAGGCATGAGCACCCAGACCCCACCGAACTCCGGGGCAGCCCGATCCGGCCTGGTCTCCCGACCGTCCGCGGGCTCGGACGAACCCCTGCTCGGGGAGATCGCCAGTGCGCTGGTCCGTCTGTCCCGGCAGCGCGGCGTGCCCCACCCGATCTATCCGGCCCAGGTCCAGAACGCCTACAACCGACTCGTCCTGCACTGCCTGCGACACGGAGTCGAACCGCCGGGCAGCATTCCCGAGATGGTCCGCTGGGCCTGTGAACGACCCCTGACGCGATGGCCGCTGGACCTGCCTCCCGAAGCCCGTGGGGCCGCCGGCACGCTCGTGGATCCCCAGACGAGACTGCCGCACCAGCTCTGCCTCGAGTGGGAGGTGGATGTGGCGGACCCCGCCGCAGAGATCTTCGAGAACCAGCGCATGCTGGAGGCACTCACCGTATGCCGGGCAGCAGGCGATCCTGCGGCGTACACCGCCTTCCGGTCCCTGCTGACCACCCGGCCCGTACTCACCGGCGCGGAGCTCGCCCTGCTCGGTGGGGACCCGGAGTGCGGACTCCTGCTCCACCACGTCATCAGACAGTGCTACGAACCCGTCCCTGCGACCTATCGACGCGACGGCGGGTACCAGCAGTGCGGACGCTGCCGCTGCCTGATGGTGCCACTGCCCGGCGGAGGTCACCGCTGCGAGCTGGACCGCTGCCGCCGTGACGCCACCGCCGCTGTCCCCGTTCCGGTACGTCCCGACCGCAGCGGGCTCCACCAGCTCAGCCGTCCCCTGCGGATGTTCGTCACCAGTCCGGGCCTGGCAGAGAACGACATCGGGGCAATCCTCAAGAGACGCTTCGGCATCGACGCCGAGATGTGGCCCCAGTTCGACGCGTACGACTTGCGCGTCCCGCTGCCCGGAGGCCGGTACTGGGCCGTGGACGTCAAGGACCGGGTGAACCCGGTTTTGCTCGCACGCACACTCACCCGCTTCCGGGCCGATCCGCCCTTCGACCGGGCCTTCCTGGTCGTGCCCCGCTATCGATTCCGCGAGAACGAGGCGTACGGACGACAGTTCCGCCGAAATCTTCCCGAAGATCTGGCAGGGAACATCACCCTGCTCGACGATCGGACCTTCCTGCGTCTCGTGGCCGAACAGATCGCCGACCGGACGGAAGCCGCCGGATCCCCTCGCCGCCAAGGAGACCACCATGCGTGATCGCAGCAGCTGGCACCGTCGTTGCTCCCGCCAGCTCACCGATGTATGGCCGGATGACCTCGGTGCGTTCCGGGTCGCCGATCTCCTCGACGTCGAACTGGGCCTCTACCTGCTCCAGAGAGTGGCGCCCACGCGCGCCGCGCTCGACGTGTGGCCCCTCCTCGGCGGATACCCCCACAGCGAAGCGCTCGGAGACGTCCGCTCCGACGAACAGCGGCTGCGCATCCTGCGCGCCCGCCACCACCTGTGGGTCCTCAGACGCGGACACGCTTGGTCTGAGGCGCTGGAGGCGTACCTACGCGTGCCGCAGCAGCTGCGCGGATACGACCTCGAAAGCGTCGACGCGGTCCCGCGTCGACGCGTACCCGCCCGGGCAGCGCGTCGTTTCGAGGTGTTCGAAGAGCTGCTCACCTCAGGACCCGAGTTCGCGACCCGCCGTGTTCCGCTCGCTGGATCGGGCGAACACACCTTCCGGGCCCAGGACCGGCTCCACTCGGTCGAGATTACCGACGACCTGCTGCTCGGCGCCCTCCCCAGGTCGCACGCCCTCGACGCGGCACCCGCTGGGCGCGGGGAACCCGTAGACGTGACCTGGGAAGAACTCGAGTCGGCGGCCGCAGCCATGGACGCGAAGGAGGAGGTCATCGGCGGCTCCCGAAGCGGATGGCGCGGTCGACTGAGCCGTGTCCGGTTACTCGTCCGGGACGAGGCCCTCGGCCGGTTCACGCGTGGCGAGCGCCTCAGGATCGACCAGCTGCTCCACATGGTCGGCATGGTCGGTGCGGGCAAGTCGACCCTCCGCGACATCCTTACCTATCACCTGGTCACCCGGACGTCGCGCCGTGTCACCCTGGTCGTCGGCGACGTCGCCGAAACTCTGGCCGTCGTTGAGCTGTTCAAGCGGCTCGGGGTAGCAGCGGCACCCATCCTCGGCCACTCCACGCGAGAGCGGAACATCGGACGCCTGCACCGCCGCACCGCGGTGGCGGGCGCCGACACCATGCTGGGACACGACCACCCCGGCTTCGCATACCTGAGCAGTGCCTGCCCCGTGGACGTGCTGCGCGGCATGGAGGCACGCAGGCCCCTCGGCATCAGGGAAGCCCCGTGCCTCGGGCTGTACCCGGCTGTGGACCAGGAAGAGACCCCAGACGATCCACTGGTCGAAGCGGAGAACCCGGCCGGCCGAAGGCCGCGCCCCAAGCCTCAGCGGAAGCTGTGCCCGTTGTGGAACCGCTGTCCGAGACATCGCGGCGCCCGGGACCTCGTCGATGCCCGCGTCTGGGTTGCGACCCCCGCCGGGCTGGTGCACAGCTCCGTGCCACAGCACCAGCACGACGAGCAGATCCGTTACCTGGAACTCGCCTGCCGACTCAGCGACCTGATCATCGTCGATGAGGCGGACCGCGTGCAGATGCAGCTCGACACCGTGTTCGCCCCGGCCAGCACCCTCGTCGGCACCTACCCGAACTCATGGTTCGACGAGGTCGCAGTCCACAAGTTCCAGCAGATGGCCCGAGACGGGCGACTCCAGCTGTCCGAACGCGACGTCGACGACTGGACGAACGCCGTCAACACCGTGAGTGCCGCCACCGACCGGCTCTATTCGCTCCTGGTCAAGGACGGGGAGCTGCGGCAGTGGATCAGCGTCGACTACTTCAGCGCGTTCACCCTGCACAACCTGCTGATCGACAGCTGGTTCCCCGGGCGGGACGCGGGCGACCAACCACCGCCCGCGGCATGGCTGCTGGACGAGGCGTTGCTGCGTTTCCGGGACGACCCCCTGCACGAGCACGAGAGCACTGATGACGGCGACCAGGTGACCCCCCTGGTCAACACCTTCGTCCACCTGGCCCTTGAGCTGCTCCACGCCCCCCAGGGCGCCCGCACCCGGGAACGGCTCCGCTCCACCCTCACTGCCGTTGTGGGCCACGACTCCGGAGTCCTCGACCGGATCGACGTACAGGCCCGACGCTTCGAGTTCACCCTGCTCCTCGCCGCGCTCCACAGCAGACTCGACTTCATGACCATCCTGTGGCCGCGCGTCGAGGCCGCACTCCACCTGGAGAACGCGTCGAACGTCCTCTCCCGCAGACCTCCGAAGGACTACGAGGCGGTCATCCCCGAATCACCGATGGGTAACGTCCTCGGCTTCCAGTTTCGTCTGACGGACTCGGAGCGCGACGGCGACCGCAGCGGTGAGCTGCGCTTCTTCCACTGCAACGGTGTGGGGCGCGAACTCCTCATGCGAATGGGCGACCTGTGCCGGGTGGACAGCCGACCCGCCCCCCACGTTCTGCTCATGTCCGCGACCAGCTGGGCCGGCACCTCCAGCCGGTACCACCTGCACGCCGATGTGGGAGCCATGCTTCGCCCGCGGGACGAGGAGGTCGAGGCCGTCCTCGGCACGGAGTTCCGCAAGGAGTTCCTCCACTGGCCGGGCAGCGAAGGGCCGCGGCCCCTGCGGCTATCGGGCTGCCCCCCGAAGGAGCGGCCCCAGGCGCTCGTCGAGATGCTCCGGCAGCTCGCGGTTCCTGACCGCAGCCTGCCCGGCGCATCGAGCATGTTCGACACCGAGCTGGACGAGATCCCCGACCAGGACCGGCGCCGCATCCTGCTCCTCGTCGGCAGCTACGACGAGGCGCGGCGCGCGGCCGACTACCTGAATGGGATCCCCGAGTGGAACGGCCGTGTCGTCCAGCTCGTCTCGGACGACGCGGACGCCGACACCGCCTGGGCCCGGCTGCCGGAGGACCCCGCGGTGCGCACCCTCACCCGAGGCGACGTGCATTCCTTCGCGAAGACCGGCGGCGAACTCCTCGTCGCGCCGCTGCTCGCGGTGGAACGAGGGCACAACATCGTGCTGAGCACGGGCAAGGCGGCGATCGGCAGCGTCTACTTCCTCGCCCGGCCCCACCCGCGGCCCGACGACATCGCCCTCGCCATCCAATCGATCAACGATTGGGCGGTACGCCAGCTCCGGGACACCGGAAGGGTCTTCACACAGGCGACGCTCGCGGCTGCCACGCCGCACCAGGCCGCCATGGGGTTCCGTAGTCGCGCCCGCCGCCAGTGGAACCGGTACCTCACCCGCCGAATGGCCTGGTCCAGCCTCCGGGACGACGAGAAGGTCGCCTTCACCTGGGACCAGCTGGTCGTGATGTGGCAGGTGATCGGCCGCCTCGTACGCGGTGGTGTGCCTGCCAGGGTGGCCTTCGTGGACGCCGCCTTCTCACCCCGCGAGGCGGGATTCGAGGCTGTAGACACCCCGGACACCAGCCTGCTGGCGAGCATGCGCGCCGTGCTGGCCCCCTACTTCGACGAGCCCGGCATCGTCGCTCAAGGTGCCGAAGCTCCGCCGGAACCTTCTCCGATCGACAAGTCGCTCGTCCGCGAACTGTACGAGCCGCTCTACCGCGCCCTCGTCGACATGGGCTGAGACCGCGGCTGCCCGCCCGCACCCCGCACCTGCCTCCGATCTGAGGAGACTCACAAGATGGCGTACCAGCACGTACGGACCGCCTCGTACATGCCTGACCCGACGCAGGGGCCTTTCCCCGTCCTACGGCACACCCTCTCGCTGCCCGCTCACTGGGAGGAGCCGCTCGGCCAGCTGCGTGACCATGGCAGGCCAGAGGGCCGATGGCACGGTCCACGCCGCATCCCCACCCGGGAGATCAACCAGCTGATCCGTACCACCGCCCCGGACATCGTCACCGTAGCGTCCAACGCCACATTCGGAACGGACTCCCCCTGGCTTTACTGCGCCGAGCCGTTTCCCGCCCCGGTGACCAACCTCTACGCCGCCACCTGGCTCAGGAATCTCCCCCGTGATTCCGACGATCCGGGTGCACGGCGTCTGCTCGCGGAGTGCTTCCGCGAGCTGGACACCGGAAGCCTGGCCTGGCGCGCAGACACCATCGACCTGCTCGAACAGCAGCCTTCTCCGGGTGGCACCGCCAAGCCCACCCGTCTGGTGTACCGACTGCTACCCGACGAACTGGCCGCACGCATCGCACGTCAGGGTGCCTACGAGCACGGAGGCCGGCAGCTCACCTTCCACCAGGTCGCCGGCGTCGGCGGCGGGTACGACGCCGGAAGCAGCAGCGCGGAACTGATGTCGTGGCCGCCGATCGAATACCGGCCCACGGGTAGGGGCGGCGAGCGCAAGCCGTCGTACTACGCGGCCACCCTCCGCGTCGGCGTGCGCACCGTCCCGTTCTCGCCGGTTCCTCGGATTCATCTCAGCGCGGGAATCCGCCGGTTCGTCACCGGAAAGGTCTGGATGCCCTTCCGTAAGGGTGTCTCGGTCTATCTACTGCCAGAGATCTCGCTCGTGCCGGACGCACCGGTGTCCCGGCGACTCTCGGTTGCCATGCTGCAGTGGCGCAACGGCACCACGGATTGGAGGCAGGGTGGCCCCAGCGGCATGCTCGCCGCCGTCGCCGCGTTCGACGGGCTCCCGTCGGTGGATCGACTGGTCAAGGAGGCCGACCACTGGATCGGGGACGGGAAGGACGGCATCAGGCTGGCGGTCGGTCACCAGGCCGCCATGGGCAGACACCCCATCGGGACCGGATTGATGCCCAGCGAACGCCGCCGTCTCGTCGAGTGGGCCGAGAAAGCGCTGGCCCCCGAGTTCGTCCCCGCCCCGAAGCTCCAGCGCAGCCGGTACGGTCGCCCGCCTGTCAGACAGCTCACGAAGCGTCCCTCCATGCCAAAGAACGCCACCACCGAAGAGCTCGCCGCCCTCCTGGAGCGGACGGAACGGACCGCGGCGGACAACGCGCGGGTGCGACGTGCGGCGCTCGCCGCGACCCTGGACGGCACCGATCTCGTCGGCTTCCTGGTTCACCAGACCGACGACCAGCGAGACCGGCTCGTCGCCGCCGCCGAGAGCGCGCTCGGGCTCACAGAGTCTCGGCGGGAACAAGGACCGGAGACATGGGTGTGGGAGACCGAGGAGCTCACCGTGCGGCTCCACGCCCACCCACTGGGTGAGCTGGGATCCCCTCTCGGAGCGGAGGACCGGCCGCCGCGCGCGGGGCAGGAACACGACCAGGCCATCCGTGAGCGGCGCGGACGGGGCGCCGAAGCGATGACCCGCCTGAGGGAGCAGGTGCCCGGGGCTCGGATCGCCCTTGTCGAGCTGGAAGGAAGCGAAGCGTTCAAAGGTCCCGCGAGGCGTACCGACCCCAAGTACGCGATCCGGCTCGGGTGCGCGGACGCAGGCTTGGTCACCCAGTTCATCCGCCCCCTGGACACTGCGATGGACACGGCTGACGCCGAGAAGGATGCCGGCCTGCGGGCCGAAGCGGCCTGGGCGGACGGCCTTCGTCAGACCGGGATGCGCCTGGTGCCCCAGCACACTCTCGGCGATCGCATCCCTTCCGGACTGAACCAGGTGGCCTTCCATCTGGTCGAGCGCCGGGTCGACGGTCCCACGGGCAGGGCACAGTTCACCCCGATCGCCGTGCTGCTCCGGCCGGACGCACCGTGTGTTCTCGGACGGACCGCGGACACCTCCGAGTGGATGCCCTACCCGGACCTGCTCCGGATCCTGACCGGACGAGTGCGGGGGAATGATCTGAGGACCTCGGCGCAGCAGTCGGCAGTCACGGCGGCCTTCATCAGGAGGACCTTGGCGAGTCTGCGCGGCACGCCGACCCTGGTCCTGGCCCACGCACAAGACGTGCGCAAGCGCTGGCCGTGGCTCACCAACGGCGGGCTCGAGGTGGATCGGATCGGCCTCGACGGGGGCCCCGCGCAGCGGATCGGTCTCTACGGCAAGCACCTCCGGGTCGTCAGGGTCGCTGACAGCGGCCGTGACGAGACGCCCCAGTGGTGGGCGGAACGGGAAGAGCGCGAGGAAGAGTTGGCCGGGCAACAGCGGGGCGGCTTCGGCATGGGACTGTGGGTGCCCGACGAGCCCGGAGCCCCCGGCCGTGTCTTCTACAGCACGGCGGACAAGGCGAGCACGCAGACGAAGTTGACCAACGACGACGCGAAGCTGACCCCTCACGTCAACCCTGCCGGCCGGAGCGCCCACCGGCCGACGGTGAACGCGTGGAACCCCGAGCTACTGGAGCTCACCCTGGCCTGCCTTCAGCCCGGCGACGACCCCGAGGCATGGGCCGCGTTCGTCCACCAACAGCGCATCTGCAAGGACGACTACCGGGACGTGCTCGGCCTGCCGCTCGCTCTCCACCTCGCACGGCTCGCGGACGAGTACGCGCTGCCCCACGGCGAGGAGGAGGCGGTGGACCCGACGGCGGGGCCGGTCGCAGGGACCGGCGTCGAAGACAGCCCAGGGCAGCTCGCATTCGACTTCGACACCGATGAGGACGACGAGGACCAGGCACATGGGAACGCGTGACACGAAGGCGGCCGCGCGGGCCGTCGGGTTCGCCGACCGCATCTTCGATCAGGAGGAAATGCGGGACGCGAACGCCGTACCGGAGCCGGAGGGCGGTGAAGCGACGGCCGCAGCCGTCGAGCACCTAGGCAAACGGTTCGCGACACTGCCCGGGATGGTTCGCCACGCCTTCGGCCGGACCCGGGACCACGCGGGCAACCTTTCGAGTGATCCACTGCAGGGCCTGTCCGAGATCGTGCAGAACTCGGAGGATCTCGGCGCCTCAGAAGTGCGCGTCCTCACCAGGGAGCGAGACCTTCTCGTTGCCCATAACGGTGCCCCGGTGCGGTTGCCGGACGTAGTGGCCCTGGCCATGCCGTGGCTGTCCAGCAAGGCGGACGAAACCGAATCCACAGGGCGGTTCGGCATCGGGCTGATGACGCTGCAGTCGCTTTCTCCCCATCTGGAAGTGCACAGTGGCCACTACCGGGTGCGCATCGGCGATCCCTATGTCTCCGTCGCCGAACCGCTCGTCGTACCGGACTGGTTCGCGGACGACGCCTGGACCGTGCTCCGCATTCCCTTTGCACCCGGTGCGCTCGACGCGGAGAGCGTCGACGGGTGGCTCGCTGCCTGGACCTCCGGCGCGCTGCTCTTCCTCGACCACGTATCCGACGTCACACACCTGGATACCCAGGGCGGCGTCCGGCACCGGCTCGCTCTATCCCGGGAGCCCGGACCCGGCTTCGAGGCCGAGGTCGGTGGTGGACCGGCAGAGGTGGGGACCCACCTCGCCCGCGCGGCTACCGGGACTCGATGGCTGGTGTGCCGTACCACTGTGCCCAGTCCCTCGGGCATCGACAGGGCGCACAAGGCTGCCGGACCCACCACGACTCTCGCCGTCGCCCTCCCGCTCGGACACGGCGGTCCCGGACGGATCCACGTCGGTCTGCCGGTTCAGGAGATCGGACCGGCCCTCTGGACGAGTGCGCAGTTCGACCCGCTCGCCAGCCGGCAGGCGCTCGACGAAACCCCGTGGAACCGTGCGCTCGTTCCATGGGTGGCCGATCTGTGGACGGCAGCCGTTCTGCGACAGTTCCGGCAGGATCCGGTGAACGCCTGGAGTGCTGTTCCCCTGCCGGATCACGTCCGTGACGGGCGCAATCCGGCTGCCGTGATGGAACAGCGGTTGCTCGACCACGCCCGGCGTCTGGTGTCCGCGAAGCTACTCCTGCAGGTCTCGGGGGAGAGTCTCCTCGATCTCGAGTCGCTTGCCGTGGAGGACGAAGAACTCGAAGGTGCCGTGACCGAGGAGGAGGTCGCCCGTCTGGCTGATGTGCCCGCCGCGCTGCCCGGAGCGATGCGAGACCCGGACGGCAGGTGGCGGGAGGTGCTGTCGGATTGGGAGGAGAACGGTGTCGGCGCACCGGCCCGGGTCGAGGTGTACGACACGCTGGACCTCCTTGGCGACGGGAGCCGATCACCACGAGCCACGGTCCGACTGGTCGCGCGAGTCATCGAAGCGGGCTGGAGCGGCCTCCTGTCGTCACGTGATTGGCTGGTGGACAGTTCCGGTACGCAGTACGGCATGCGCGGCTCTGTACCCGTGCTGTTCGCCGCCACTCCTCGTGGGCTGGGAGTCGAACTGGGGCTCACCCGTGAGATCCACCCGGACTTTCTGGCCGACACCGATGACGCGCGGTCGGTCCGGGAATGGCTCGGCAAGCAAGGGGTACTGCTCAACGACGACGATCCGGCAGCGGTGATTCAGCGTCTCGCAGACTTCGGGGTTGCGCGAGGTGGAGCTGGGCTTGTCCTCACGGATGAGCAGCTCGTGGCGCTGCGGGACGGTTTCGCACACGTACCGGAGAGCCGCCGTGAGCTGTGGGGCAGGAAGGTCGGGCTGGCAGTGCGGCTCCAAGGCCACCGCTACACCACCGACGGAGCGCGGGAGGACGTGGAGATCGCACCCGCCCGGGCCTATCTTCCGTCCGGGCTGGACAGCGCCGAGCACGACGAGAGCTTCGCCTTCGCCGCCGGCTCGACTTCCGGCCCGGCGTGGCTACGATCGCGTTACGCCAAGGTGTTGCAAGGCGGCAGCATCGGAGCCCTGAGATTTCTCCGGTTGCTTGGTGCCGAGACGGCTCCCCGGCCGCGCAGTCATCCTGGACAGCACTCGCGGTTCGAACGAGGCGCCAGAGGACTTCCCTCAGCCTTCGCCTCGGGTTCGAAGGCGCGCACGAAAGCGCTGGAGGCTGTTCGCGCGACCTACACCCTCAACGATTACGACTGCCCCGACCTGTATGCCGTGGCAACCGATATCGCGAAGGACGACGACTCTGCACGTCGCCGACGCAGGGCGGCCGCTCTTCTCCACGTACTCGGCCGCTCATGGAGTCGCTTCTCCGAACATGCCGAGGTCGGTGCAGCTTTCGACTACCACACATGGCACGACCGAGGGCGGACGGCCGC
This genomic interval from Streptomyces sp. NBC_00464 contains the following:
- a CDS encoding sacsin N-terminal ATP-binding-like domain-containing protein, which produces MGTRDTKAAARAVGFADRIFDQEEMRDANAVPEPEGGEATAAAVEHLGKRFATLPGMVRHAFGRTRDHAGNLSSDPLQGLSEIVQNSEDLGASEVRVLTRERDLLVAHNGAPVRLPDVVALAMPWLSSKADETESTGRFGIGLMTLQSLSPHLEVHSGHYRVRIGDPYVSVAEPLVVPDWFADDAWTVLRIPFAPGALDAESVDGWLAAWTSGALLFLDHVSDVTHLDTQGGVRHRLALSREPGPGFEAEVGGGPAEVGTHLARAATGTRWLVCRTTVPSPSGIDRAHKAAGPTTTLAVALPLGHGGPGRIHVGLPVQEIGPALWTSAQFDPLASRQALDETPWNRALVPWVADLWTAAVLRQFRQDPVNAWSAVPLPDHVRDGRNPAAVMEQRLLDHARRLVSAKLLLQVSGESLLDLESLAVEDEELEGAVTEEEVARLADVPAALPGAMRDPDGRWREVLSDWEENGVGAPARVEVYDTLDLLGDGSRSPRATVRLVARVIEAGWSGLLSSRDWLVDSSGTQYGMRGSVPVLFAATPRGLGVELGLTREIHPDFLADTDDARSVREWLGKQGVLLNDDDPAAVIQRLADFGVARGGAGLVLTDEQLVALRDGFAHVPESRRELWGRKVGLAVRLQGHRYTTDGAREDVEIAPARAYLPSGLDSAEHDESFAFAAGSTSGPAWLRSRYAKVLQGGSIGALRFLRLLGAETAPRPRSHPGQHSRFERGARGLPSAFASGSKARTKALEAVRATYTLNDYDCPDLYAVATDIAKDDDSARRRRRAAALLHVLGRSWSRFSEHAEVGAAFDYHTWHDRGRTAALWLWQLREVAWLDDRNGTPSSPFRLRTRTAGTVAVYGDGDTQFLHPDIQEQARRRTEVLRALDVVGDARTRDLVECLRRLRREEKDGAERNAPAALIVYEALAERATGKGTSGGSGEMPFSEVLRAFTTGEGLVLTNSGWRRPGECLIGEPLFGASRAFAPVFTGGEAFWTRLGVRRPTVDDAVKVIRELAQQDRRERRNVPEGTTQSVVLETLKMLRRPSAVRSEELTAGRLGRLPLVTSKGWLSKRPVYAVEDPMVADGLGRDHAVWRPGAELDQFRPLAGALRLTWIGVEQLSVHSSIVASHDPDATELVRAAVIHLREDLQRNAPEVARGLDGSWDRLSALTVSVAPDLICRVELSCTPVEVSVDAGVDWASSTLYVRDLSAVNRPSAGGASIAAKFPGHRRAAALAWTAACDRVERGRTAVDLSLAEDQVRREQEAAVAERDRRLMEMREEADRRGRTNGRETRPVAGAPSTISGRAPALPAIPHGRDPSVPAVRPPASFRRLVDPATLRLAVDRGNLTAPQPGAGPATGTAPKKGPAGLPQPRSGSAVPQQRTAARPYTAVEQEKAALDLVRRALALDQTELRDLRAQHGLGADAVDELARFYELKTYGGAEPDTIQLTPAEFQRAIESNDFFLVVVSGLEAGAAPVTVRIILEPLKHLPYRPSSNVLVSGIRGAQSLVYPFESTE